One window of the Delphinus delphis chromosome 20, mDelDel1.2, whole genome shotgun sequence genome contains the following:
- the LENG9 gene encoding leukocyte receptor cluster member 9, producing the protein MAAAEGPEPPVGAPSAEPAPPPACRFFLEGRCRFGARCRQPHPGAPAPPQPRGEPEAEAKAKKPPLRTAAAVIQRIRWDPRLDPADFSVGYVDRFLGVREKPFLSFCWDEPLAALGPGVLAVPQHRVRYFRFRGRLVWDRASRTDLVFGSGLAAGRGSTILDALDGGDAHGVGEEGDGEDAHQTGHASDGEHVHGAGGESNGVDAHGTGGAHDGGDRGGDVHGTGTGDESDGEDAYGAGGALSGGDTAGAGGAQDGVAATRLGTGAGGRVQPAWTGLRAALAPDGGGPEAGRLALAGTLSRIQERELGGPGGQGSPWMQPRRALKPAAAAARDLEPPGGKLPAVVAPGRPSEGLSETEVEWGPGVWPVDGGAAGAVGPRRPRPTHFVALMVTEAELQAGVAKVQEELVRNAPACAAFTVPAQALHLTVALLRLAGPGEVAAAVDALRGVLSDPGLQIPQRLRFRRLVFLGSRVLCAPPDPPLENMAQVLSQRLEAEGLRVLQPCRGLHPHLTLAKVPQGSQVGLPKPGFSPRQELGSQPLGKLWLCRVGRSVGTYQAVAEIPLVSQCQKK; encoded by the coding sequence ATGGCGGCGGCCGAAGGGCCGGAGCCGCCCGTGGGGGCCCCCAGCGCGGAACCCGCGCCGCCGCCGGCCTGCCGCTTCTTCCTGGAGGGCCGCTGCCGCTTCGGTGCCCGCTGCCGTCAGCCCCACCCCGGGGCGCCGGCGCCGCCGCAGCCTAGAGGCGAGCCCGAAGCAGAGGCCAAAGCCAAGAAGCCGCCGCTGCGCACGGCTGCGGCTGTCATCCAGCGCATCCGCTGGGACCCGCGCCTCGACCCGGCCGACTTTTCCGTGGGCTACGTCGACCGCTTCCTGGGTGTGCGCGAGaagcccttcctttccttctgctgggACGAGCCTCTGGCGGCGCTCGGGCCGGGCGTTCTGGCCGTGCCGCAGCACCGGGTGCGCTACTTCCGCTTCCGCGGCCGTCTGGTGTGGGACCGCGCCTCGCGTACGGACCTCGTCTTCGGCTCGGGCTTGGCTGCGGGCCGCGGGTCCACCATCCTGGACGCGCTCGACGGCGGGGATGCGCACGGTGTCGGAGAGGAGGGCGACGGCGAGGACGCGCACCAGACCGGGCATGCGAGCGACGGCGAGCACGTGCACGGAGCCGGAGGTGAGAGCAACGGCGTGGACGCGCACGGGACCGGGGGCGCGCACGACGGCGGAGACAGGGGCGGGGACGTGCATGGGACCGGGACCGGGGACGAGAGTGACGGCGAGGACGCGTACGGGGCCGGAGGTGCGCTCAGCGGTGGGGACACGGCCGGGGCCGGAGGCGCACAGGACGGTGTAGCTGCGACCCGTCTTGGCACCGGTGCGGGAGGGCGCGTACAGCCAGCTTGGACGGGACTCCGGGCCGCCTTGGCCCCGGATGGCGGAGGCCCCGAAGCTGGGCGCCTGGCGTTGGCAGGGACGTTATCGAGGATCCAGGAGCGGGAGTTGGGCGGCCCTGGAGGCCAAGGTTCCCCGTGGATGCAGCCAAGAAGGGCGCTGAAGCCAGCCGCCGCCGCTGCCAGGGACCTGGAGCCCCCGGGTGGGAAGCTGCCGGCTGTCGTAGCCCCGGGAAGGCCCtcggaaggcctctctgagacgGAAGTGGAGTGGGGTCCCGGGGTCTGGCCCGTGGACGGTGGAGCAGCCGGGGCCGTGGGCCCTCGCCGGCCCCGCCCCACGCACTTCGTGGCCCTCATGGTGACAGAGGCTGAGCTGCAGGCCGGGGTGGCTAAGGTCCAAGAAGAACTGGTACGAAATGCACCAGCTTGCGCGGCGTTCACAGTGCCTGCTCAGGCCCTGCACCTGACAGTGGCCCTGCTGAGGCTGGCGGGCCCCGGGGAGGTGGCGGCTGCGGTCGACGCACTCAGAGGCGTGCTCTCGGACCCCGGGCTTCAGATCCCTCAGAGGCTCAGGTTCAGGCGCCTGGTGTTCCTGGGCTCTCGTGTGCTCTGTGCTCCCCCCGACCCTCCTTTGGAGAACATGGCCCAAGTGCTCAGCCAGAGGCTGGAGGCCGAGGGGCTGAGAGTGCTGCAGCCCTGCAGGGGGCTACACCCCCACCTCACCCTGGCCAAGGTGCCCCAGGGTTCCCAAGTCGGCCTCCCCAAGCCTGGGTTCAGCCCAAGGCAGGAGCTGGGGAGCCAGCCTCTGGGGAAACTCTGGCTGTGCCGCGTGGGGAGGTCAGTGGGCACCTACCAGGCCGTGGCGGAGATCCCCCTGGTATCTCAAtgccaaaagaaataa
- the CDC42EP5 gene encoding cdc42 effector protein 5 isoform X1, whose product MTLPLPGEIPPGGRRKKARAWDWEAEAGSEPRRRGSQLEPEPESLPAWFSGDHEMPVLKQLGPAQPKKRPERGALSISAPLGDFRHTLHVGRGGDAFGDTSFLSRHGGGPPPEPRPPPAGAPRSAPPPAVPQPPPPALRAPAPADPLLSFHLDLGPSMLDAVLGVMDAERPGAAAAKPDVDPGPGAQHPRARCLPNADLELDDVIGL is encoded by the exons ATGACACTTCCTTTGCCAGGTGAGATCCCGCccggaggaagaaggaagaaggcgCGGGCCTGGGACTGGGAGGCGGAGGCGGGCTCCGAACCAAGAAGACGGGGTTCCCAGCTTGAGCCGGAGCCTGAGAGTTTGCCTGCCTGGTTCAGCGGGGACCACGAG ATGCCGGTCCTGAAGCAGCTGGGCCCCGCGCAGCCCAAGAAACGGCCGGAGCGCGGCGCTCTGTCCATCTCCGCGCCGCTCGGCGACTTCCGGCACACTCTGCACGTGGGGCGCGGCGGCGACGCCTTCGGAGACACTTCGTTCCTGAGCCGCCACGGCGGCGGGCCACCCCCTGAGCCCCGGCCGCCGCCCGCGGGAGCCCCGCGCTCCGCGCCGCCGCCCGCCGTGCCGCAGCCCCCGCCGCCCGCCCTCCGCGCGCCAGCGCCCGCCGACCCGCTGCTGTCCTTCCACCTGGATTTGGGCCCCTCCATGCTGGACGCAGTGCTGGGCGTCATGGACGCGGAACGCCCGGGCGCCGCTGCCGCCAAGCCCGACGTGGACCCCGGCCCCGGGGCGCAGCACCCTAGGGCCCGTTGCCTCCCCAACGCGGACCTCGAGCTGGACGACGTCATCGGCCTGTAG
- the CDC42EP5 gene encoding cdc42 effector protein 5 isoform X2 codes for MPVLKQLGPAQPKKRPERGALSISAPLGDFRHTLHVGRGGDAFGDTSFLSRHGGGPPPEPRPPPAGAPRSAPPPAVPQPPPPALRAPAPADPLLSFHLDLGPSMLDAVLGVMDAERPGAAAAKPDVDPGPGAQHPRARCLPNADLELDDVIGL; via the coding sequence ATGCCGGTCCTGAAGCAGCTGGGCCCCGCGCAGCCCAAGAAACGGCCGGAGCGCGGCGCTCTGTCCATCTCCGCGCCGCTCGGCGACTTCCGGCACACTCTGCACGTGGGGCGCGGCGGCGACGCCTTCGGAGACACTTCGTTCCTGAGCCGCCACGGCGGCGGGCCACCCCCTGAGCCCCGGCCGCCGCCCGCGGGAGCCCCGCGCTCCGCGCCGCCGCCCGCCGTGCCGCAGCCCCCGCCGCCCGCCCTCCGCGCGCCAGCGCCCGCCGACCCGCTGCTGTCCTTCCACCTGGATTTGGGCCCCTCCATGCTGGACGCAGTGCTGGGCGTCATGGACGCGGAACGCCCGGGCGCCGCTGCCGCCAAGCCCGACGTGGACCCCGGCCCCGGGGCGCAGCACCCTAGGGCCCGTTGCCTCCCCAACGCGGACCTCGAGCTGGACGACGTCATCGGCCTGTAG